The following proteins are co-located in the Camelina sativa cultivar DH55 chromosome 12, Cs, whole genome shotgun sequence genome:
- the LOC104730722 gene encoding fimbrin-1 yields MVNNGEMSSGFVGVVVSDPWLQNQFTQVELRTLHSKFVSLKNQSGNITIDDLPPLLAKVKALSATFKEDEIRGMLCELGSDTSSDVGFEEFLKIYLNLLGKAAEKSGGHKNSSAFLKACTTTLLHTIYQSEKGPFVQHINRYLGDDPFLKQFLPLDPDSNDLYELVKDGVLLCKLINVAVPGTIDERAINTKSVLNPWERNENHTLCLNSAKAVGCTVVNIGTQDLAEGRPHLVLGLVSQLIKIQLLADLNLKKTPQLVELVEDSDDVEELLRLPPEKVLLKWMNFHLKKGGYKKTVSNFSADLKDAQAYSFLLNVLAPEHCDPGTLDVKDPLERAELVLSHAERMNCKRYLTAEEIVEGSPTLNLAFVAQIFHERNGLNTDGKYSFAEMITEDLQTCRDERCYRLWINSLGIDSYVNHVFEDVKNGWILLEVLDKISPGSVNWKHASKPPIKMPFRKVENCNQVVMIGKQLKLSLVNVAGNDIVQGNKKLILGLLWQLMRFHMLQLLKSLRSRTQGKEMTDADILSWANRKVRTMGRKSKIESFKDKSLSSGLFFLDLLWAVEPRVVNWNLVTKGETDDEKRLNATYIVSVARKLGCSVFLLPEDIMEVNQKMILILTASIMYWSLQRRSSEISDSSSTQSTTTTCTSTGASPAPSVTEEEEVSSLSREVSSLAVDDNDADAVSDITTVSEETSIE; encoded by the exons ATGGTAAACAACGGTGAGATGTCGTCTGGGTTTGTGGGTGTTGTCGTTTCGGATCCATGGCTGCAGAATCAGTTCACTCAAGTCGAACTTCGGACTCTCCATTccaag TTTGTATCTTTGAAGAATCAGAGTGGGAATATCACTATAGATGATCTCCCTCCTCTATTGGCAAAGGTAAAGGCACTTAGTGCAACATTTAAGGAGGATGAAATCAGGGGGATGCTATGTGAATTGGGTTCTGATACAAGCAGTGATGTGGGTTTTGAAGAGTTTCTCAAg ATATATCTCAACTTGCTAGGTAAAGCAGCTGAGAAATCTGGTGGTCATAAGAACTCATCCGCGTTTCTTAAAGCTTGTACTACGACACTTCTTCACACTATCTATCAGTCGGAGAAGGGTCCTTTTGTTCAGCACATCAACAGATATCTTGGGGATGACCCCTTTTTGAAGCAGTTCCTTCCTCTTGACCCTGATTCTAATGATTTGTATGAACTTGTCAAAGATGGCGTACTTCTGTG TAAGCTTATAAATGTAGCAGTTCCCGGGACAATAGATGAACGAGCAATCAATACGAAGAGTGTACTTAACCCATgggagagaaatgagaatcacACGCTTTGTCTAAACTCTGCGAAAGCCGTTGGATGCACTGTTGTTAATATTGGGACACAGGACCTAGCCGAAGGACGG CCTCACCTGGTGCTTGGATTGGTTTCACAACTCATAAAG ATTCAACTGCTCGCTGATCTCAATTTAAAGAAGACGCCTCAGCTTGTTGAGTTGGTTGAGGACAGCGAT GATGTGGAGGAGTTGCTGAGATTACCCCCTGAGAAAGTCTTACTTAAATGGATGAACTTCCATCTTAAGAAAGGAGGTTACAAGAAAACCGTCTCAAACTTTTCTGCGGATTTGAAG GATGCACAAGCCTATTCCTTTCTGCTCAATGTTCTCGCACCTGAACACTGTGACCCGGGTACTCTAGATGTAAAGGATCCTCTTGAAAGGGCTGAACTGGTTCTAAGTCATGCAGAGAGAATGAACTGCAAGCGATACTTGACTGCAGAAGAGATCGTCGAAGGATCTCCAACTTTGAATCTTGCATTTGTGGCACAAATTTTCCATGAAAG GAATGGCCTAAACACGGATGGTAAGTATTCATTTGCGGAGATGATAACCGAAGATTTACAGACTTGTAGAGATGAACGATGCTACCGACTATGGATCAACAGCCTCGGGATTGACAGTTATGTCAATCATGTATTTGAAGATGTTAAAAATGG ATGGATTCTTCTGGAGGTTCTTGACAAGATCTCTCCCGGTTCTGTCAACTGGAAGCATGCTTCCAAACCTCCGATTAAGATGCCGTTTAGAAAAGTAGAGAACTGCAATCAAGTCGTAATGATTGGGAAACAGCTGAAATTGTCACTTGTAAATGTAGCTGGAAATGACATAGTTCAAGGGAATAAGAAGCTCATTCTTG GTCTCTTATGGCAGTTGATGAGATTCCATATGCTCCAACTTCTCAAGAGTCTCAGATCTCGGACACAAGGTAAAGAGATGACTGATGCGGATATCCTCAGCTGGGCCAACAGGAAAGTACGAACCATGGGGCGTAAATCGAAAATCGAGAGTTTCAAG GATAAGAGTCTATCAAGCGGGTTATTCTTCCTTGACCTTCTATGGGCGGTCGAGCCAAGAGTTGTAAATTGGAATCTTGTCACCAAGGGTGAAACAG ATGACGAGAAGAGGTTGAATGCTACATACATAGTTAGTGTCGCAAGAAAACTCGGTTGTTCGGTTTTCTTGTTGCCTGAAGATATCATGGAG GTGAATCAGAAGATGATCCTAATATTAACGGCAAGTATAATGTACTGGAGTCTTCAGAGACGTTCATCGGAGATTTCAGATTCCTCCTCGACTCAGAGCACCACCACGACGTGCACCAGTACAGGGGCGTCCCCTGCTCCATCTGTCACTGAAGAGGAGGAAGTTTCCTCATTGAGCCGCGAAGTCTCAAGCTTGGCCGTTGATGATAACGATGCAGATGCGGTTTCAGACATCACCACTGTCTCAGAGGAGACATCCATCGAATAG
- the LOC104730723 gene encoding pentatricopeptide repeat-containing protein At4g26680, mitochondrial-like, translating into MIRISTGVINRCLCNRFSSFAGSENTTKLSKTLGAANIIPIPHRRNPEPKGQDLDFINVAHSHLIQSDWDKLNKLSDHLDSFRVKNILLKIQKDYLLSLEFFNWAKTRSPGSHSLETHAIVLHTLTKNRKFKSAESILRDVLLVNGAVDLPAKVFDALLYTYRECDSTPRVFDSLFKTFAHLKRFRNATDTFVQMKDYGFLPTVESCNAYMSSLLSQGRVDIALRFYREMRRCKISPNTYTLNMVISGYCRSGKLDKGIELLQDMERLGFRATDVSYNTLIAGYCEKGLLSSALKLKNMMGKNGLQPTVVTFNTLIHGFCRAVKLQEASKVFGEMKAVNVAPNTVTYNTLINGYSQQGDHEMAFRFYEDMVCNGIQRDILTYNGLILGLCKQAKTRKAAQFVKELDKENLVPNSSTFSALIMGQCVRRNADRGFELYKSMIRSGCHPNEQMFIMLVSAFCKNEDFDGAAQVLKEMVRRSIPLDSKTVHQVCNGLKHQGKDQLLKELLQEMEGNKFLKEPLGN; encoded by the coding sequence ATGATCCGCATAAGCACCGGTGTTATTAATCGATGTCTGTGTAATCGATTCTCAAGTTTTGCTGGATCTGAAAACACTACTAAGCTTTCCAAAACCCTCGGCGCTGCAAACATCATCCCTATTCCACACAGAAGGAATCCTGAACCTAAAGGCCAAGATCTCGATTTCATCAATGTCGCTCATAGTCACCTGATTCAATCTGATTGGGATAAGCTTAATAAGCTATCAGATCACTTGGATTCGTTTCGCGTCAAGAACATACTACTAAAGATTCAAAAAGattatcttctttctcttgagTTCTTCAACTGGGCCAAAACACGAAGCCCAGGTTCTCACTCTCTTGAAACCCATGCTATAGTCCTTCACACTCTCACCAAAAACCGCAAGTTCAAGTCTGCAGAGTCCATCTTGAGAGATGTACTACTCGTGAACGGTGCGGTGGATTTGCCTGCTAAAGTCTTTGATGCATTGTTGTATACGTACAGGGAATGTGACTCTACACCTCGAGTGTTTGATTCACTCTTCAAAACTTTTGCTCATTTGAAGAGATTCAGAAACGCCACTGATACTTTTGTGCAGATGAAGGATTACGGGTTTCTTCCAACCGTTGAGTCTTGTAATGCTTATATGAGTTCACTGCTTAGTCAAGGGAGGGTTGATATTGCTCTCAGGTTTTACAGGGAGATGCGGCGATGTAAGATATCACCAAACACATACACTCTCAACATGGTTATCTCAGGTTATTGTAGGTCTGGGAAGCTTGACAAGGGGATTGAGTTGCTACAAGACATGGAAAGATTGGGTTTTAGGGCTACGGATGTGTCGTATAATACATTGATAGCGGGGTACTGTGAAAAGGGTCTTTTGAGTTCAGCTTTGAAGCTTAAGAACATGATGGGAAAGAATGGCTTGCAGCCTACTGTGGTTACTTTTAACACTCTCATTCATGGGTTTTGTAGAGCTGTGAAGTTGCAAGAAGCTAGTAAGGTTTTTGGTGAGATGAAAGCGGTTAATGTGGCTCCCAACACTGTCACTTATAACACTTTGATTAATGGGTATAGCCAACAGGGTGATCACGAGATGGCGTTCCGGTTTTATGAAGATATGGTCTGTAATGGGATTCAGCGTGACATTTTGACTTATAATGGTTTGATCTTGGGACTTTGCAAGCAAGCTAAGACGAGGAAAGCTGCTCAGTTTGTTAAAGAACTTGACAAAGAGAATTTGGTGCCAAACTCGTCAACCTTCTCTGCGTTGATAATGGGACAATGCGTGAGGAGAAATGCAGACCGTGGTTTTGAATTGTACAAAAGCATGATTAGAAGCGGTTGCCATCCGAATGAACAAATGTTCATCATGTTGGTTTCCGCCTTCTGTAAGAATGAGGATTTTGATGGGGCAGCACAAGTGCTAAAGGAAATGGTCAGAAGATCAATTCCTCTTGATTCAAAGACTGTTCATCAGGTCTGCAATGGTCTTAAACATCAAGGGAAAGACCAACTTTTGAAAGAGTTATTACAGGAGATGGAAGGGAACAAATTTCTAAAAGAACCTTTAGGTAACTGA
- the LOC104730724 gene encoding glycerophosphodiester phosphodiesterase GDPDL3-like, which translates to MRGLRASSLLLCGVVLIQLLSSQIHAQRSKSPWPTLTGEAPLVIARGGFSGLFPDSSYDAYNFAMLTSVPDAVLWCDVQLTKDALGICFPDLTMSNASNIEVVHKNQLKSYSVNGVPTQGLFTLDFSLKDLKDVNLIRGILSRSEKFDDNANPIMTVQSVATQIKPPLYWLNVQHDAFYAQQNLSMSSFLVAASKTVFIDFISSPEVNFFKKIAGRFGRKGPSFVFRFLGQEEFEPTTNRTYGSILSNLTFVKTFASGILVPKSYVLPLDEEQYLLAPTSLVQDAHKAGLEVFVSGFANDVDIAHDYSFDPVSEYLSFMDNANFSVDGVLSDFPITASASRDCFSHVGRKAKNQVDFLVISKNGASGDYPGCTDVAYEKAIKDGADVIDCSVYMSSDGTPFCSSSIDLGNSTTVALSPFRNRSTTVPEISSLGGIYTFSLTWPEIQTLTPVISNPYRGAFSFFRNPKMKNAGKFLSLSDFLNLAKNSTSLSGVLISVENAAYLREEQGLDVVKAVLDTLTETGYSNSTTKKVMIQSTNSSVLVDFKKQSQYETVYKIEENIRDILDSAIEDIKKFANAVVIQKLSVFPVAQAFITRQTNVVEKLQKSQLPVYVELFQNEFVSQPYDFFSDPTVEINSYITGPGINGTITEFPFTAARYKKNLCLASKENVPYMAPAQPGALLTLVSSTSLPPAQAPNPLFTDADVTEPPLPPVTEKSPTSTPGTPSTDAQAPSGQTRNTLSLLLYVFAMVLASLPLL; encoded by the exons ATGCGAGGGTTACGAGCTTCATCGCTTCTACTCTGTGGTGTTGTTCTGAttcagcttctttcttctcaaatcCATGCTCAAAGATCTAAAAGTCCTTGGCCTACCCTCACTG GTGAGGCTCCTCTTGTAATAGCTCGTGGTGGGTTCTCTGGATTATTTCCAGATTCGAGTTACGATGCTTACAACTTCGCAATGCTGACAAGTGTACCCGATGCTGTTCTTTGGTGTGATGTTCAGCTTACCAAAGATGCTCTCGGGATTTGTTTCCCTGATTTAACTATGAGCAATGCTTCAAACATTGAAGTTGTTCACAAAAACCAACTCAAATCTTACTCCGTTAATGGTGTCCCTACTCAGGGTTTGTTCACCCTTGATTTCTCCTTGAAAGATCTCAAAGATGTTAACT TGATCCGAGGAATATTATCTCGGTCTGAAAAATTCGATGATAATGCTAACCCGATTATGACGGTTCAAAGCGTGGCTACACAGATAAAACCACCATTGTATTGGTTAAATGTTCAGCACGATGCATTCTACGCCCAGCAGAATCTAAGCATGAGCAGTTTTCTTGTTGCAGCTTCAAAAACTGTTTTCATTGACTTCATCTCTTCCCCTGAAGTTAACTTCTTCAAGAAAATCGCTGGTCGTTTCGGGCGTAAAGGACCGAGTTTTGTGTTCCGTTTTCTCGGTCAAGAAGAGTTTGAGCCGACTACAAACAGGACTTATGGTTCTATCTTGAGTAACTTGACATTTGTCAAGACGTTTGCTTCAGGGATTCTTGTTCCCAAGTCTTACGTATTGCCGCTAGATGAGGAGCAGTACTTGCTTGCTCCTACTTCCTTGGTTCAAGATGCTCACAAAGCAGGATTAGAAGTTTTTGTGTCAGGTTTTGCTAATGATGTTGATATTGCACATGACTACAGTTTCGATCCTGTGTCTGAGTATCTTTCTTTTATGGACAATGCTAATTTCTCTGTCGATGGTGTGCTCTCTGATTTTCCCATTACTGCATCTGCATCCCGCG acTGCTTCTCACACGTTGGCAGAAAAGCTAAAAACCAAG TGGATTTTCTTGTTATATCCAAAAATGGTGCGAGTGGAGACTATCCTGGATGTACAGACGTGGCATATGAGAAGGCTATCAAAGATGGTGCTGATGTGATCGACTGCTCGGTCTATATGTCCAGTGACGGTACGCCCTTTTGCTCAAGTTCGATCGATCTCGGGAACAGCACAACTGTCGCCCTATCTCCTTTCAGAAACCGTTCAACAACTGTTCCTGAGATCAGCTCATTGGGTGGAATATACACTTTCAGTCTCACATGGCCTGAGATTCAGACCTTGACTC CTGTTATTTCAAACCCCTACAGAGGAGCATTCAGTTTCTTTAGGaatccaaaaatgaaaaatgctGGGAAGTTTCTTTCACTTTCTGATTTCCTTAACTTGGCAAAGAACTCCACCTCTCTCTCTGGTGTTTTGATCAGTGTAGAG AATGCAGCATACCTGAGAGAGGAGCAAGGGCTCGACGTTGTTAAAGCGGTTCTTGATACACTCACAGAGACTGGCTACAGCAATAGTACAACCAAAAAGGTCATGATTCAGTCGACAAATAGTTCAGTTCTAGTTGACTTCAAGAAGCAGAGCCAGTACGAGACTGTAtacaaaattgaagaaaacatcCGTGATATTCTCGACTCTGCTATCGAAGACATAAAGAAATTTGCTAATGCTGTTGTGATCCAAAAATTATCAGTTTTTCCTGTCGCTCAGGCGTTCATCACGAGGCAAACCAATGTTGTGGAGAAGCTGCAGAAGTCTCAGCTCCCAGTTTACGTGGAACTGTTTCAGAATGAGTTTGTATCTCAACCATATGACTTCTTTTCTGATCCAACCGTTGAGATAAACTCTTACATCACTGGACCCGGTATAAACGGAACCATCACCGAGTTCCCTTTCACAGCTGCAAGATACAAAA AGAATCTATGTTTGGCCAGCAAAGAAAATGTACCTTACATGGCCCCTGCTCAACCCGGTGCCCTCTTAACCCTTGTTAGTTCTACTTCCTTACCTCCAGCCCAAGCTCCAAACCCGCTTTTCACAGATGCTGATGTCACTGAGCCACCACTACCTCCGGTTACAGAAAAATCCCCAACTTCAACCCCTGGAACCCCATCAACCGATGCACAAGCACCTAGTGGACAAACCCGAAACACTTTATCTCTTCTACTTTATGTTTTTGCAATGGTTCTTGCCTCTCTTCCACTTCTGTGA